The following coding sequences lie in one Prionailurus viverrinus isolate Anna chromosome X, UM_Priviv_1.0, whole genome shotgun sequence genomic window:
- the SLC25A43 gene encoding solute carrier family 25 member 43 isoform X2: MATWRRDGRLTGGQRLLCAGVAGALSLSLTAPLELATVLAQVGARRGRARGPWAEGLRVWRAEGPRALWKGNAVACLRLFPCSAVQLAAYRKFVMLFTDDLGHISQWRSIMAGSLAGMVSTVVTYPTDLIKTRLTVQNLLAPSYRGIFHAFSTVYQQEGFLALYRGVSLTVLGALPFSAGSLLVYMNLERIWNGPRDRFSLLQNFANVCLAAAVTQTLSFPFDTVKRNMQRTQAEVEPLGLACCLYPLCHRIAQRSYIRSCKIKCQQQLGSNMEKKKKKPTQGNPDNRHSPTKDGFQRLSEPSQSFWLAKHFGELTGSVLTKRD, translated from the exons ATGGCGACGTGGCGGCGGGACGGCCGGCTGACGGGCGGCCAGCGGCTGCTGTGCGCCGGCGTGGCGGGGGCGCTCAGCCTGAGCCTCACCGCGCCGCTCGAGCTCGCCACCGTGCTGGCCCAGGTCGGCGCCCGGCGGGGCCGGGCCCGGGGGCCGTGGGCCGAGGGGCTCCGGGTGTGGCGCGCCGAGGGGCCCCGGGCCCTGTGGAAGGGGAACGCGGTGGCGTGCCTGCGCCTCTTCCCCTGCAGCGCCGTGCAGCTCGCCGCCTACCGCAA GTTTGTCATGCTGTTCACGGATGACCTGGGCCATATTTCCCAGTGGAGATCTATCATGGCGGGGAGTCTCGCAGGCATGGTTTCCACTGTTGTGACCTACCCTACAGACCTCATCAAAACCCGGCTGACTGTGCAGAACCTGCTGGCACCATCTTACCGAGGGATCTTCCATGCTTTTTCTACTGTCTATCAACAAGAAGGGTTCCTAGCCCTTTACCGAGGGGTTTCCCTTACGGTTCTAG GTGCTCTCCCGTTCTCTGCCGGCTCCCTTCTCGTTTACATGAACCTGGAGAGAATCTGGAATGGACCCCGAGATCGGTTCTCTCTCCTCCAGAACTTTGCCAATGTCTGCCTGGCCGCTGCAGTAACCCagaccctctccttccctttcgaCACAGTGAAGAGAAACATGCAG AGAACACAAGCTGAAGTTGAGCCCCTTGGCCTGGCCTGCTGCCTGTACCCACTTTGCCACCGCATTGCACAGAGGTCCTATATTCGGAGTTGCAAAATCAAATGCCAGCAGCAACTTGGAAgtaacatggagaaaaaaaaaaaaaaaccgacaCAGGGAAACCCAGATAACAGACACTCACCCACTAAAGACGGCTTTCAAAGGCTTTCTGAGCCATCACAGTCTTTTTGGCTTGCGAAGCATTTTGGAGAGCTAACTGGTTCTGTGCTCACAAAACGTGATTAG